GGATACCACCGCCCAAGGCTTTGGCACTCGTGAAGATATCTGGCTCAACACCAAGACACTCGTAACCCCATAACTTACCGGTGCGCCCCATGCCGACTTGCACTTCATCAAAAATCAGCAAAACACCAGTTTCATCGCAAATCTGCCGCAGCTTTTGGAAGTAGGCAATATCTCCTGGTCGTACACCGCCTTCTCCCTGCAATGGTTCTATCAAAATTGCCCCTACGCGATAATCACCTTCATCGAGTTCGCTAATCGCTACTTCCACTGCTTCTATGTCATTGTAGGGTACATAGTGGAAACAGGGCATTAAAGGTTCAAAGTTTTTTTGATACTTCGGTTGACCTGTGGCGGTAATTGTTGCCAAAGTTCTTCCGTGAAAACTGTCATGTGCGGTCAAAATGATTGGTTTTTCAATTTGTTGCACTGTATGGGCGTATTTGCGAGCCAGTTTAATCGCAGCTTCATTGGCTTCTGCCCCGGAGTTGCAGAAAAATACGCGATTAGCACAGGAGTGCTGGACTATCCACTTTGCTAATTCCCCCTGCTCAGGAATGTAGTACAAATTAGAAACGTGGTGTAGTTTTTGTACTTGTTGTGTTACTGCTTCAATTAATGCAGGGTGGGCATGTCCCAAGGCACAAGTGGCAATACCTGCTACAAAGTCAAGATATTCTCGCCCCTGTGTATCCCAAACACGGCATCCAGCACCCCGTTCTAAGGCTATGGGAAACCGTGCATAGGTGGACATGACAACTTGATTGAAGCTATCGGTATCAAAGGGGCTAGACGGAGTCGTCGCTTGTGAAATCAGAGTTTGTATGCTCACTACTTACTCCTGAAATTTTTTATCCTACCGTTGGATACTAGTTTCTATGAGAATCTTGAAAAAAATCTTCTTACAAACCTCATCTTAAGCTAGCACTCAGATATTCTCAAACGAGTGGCAATGGAAAAAAACCGTGTATTCAACACTTGAACAAAAATACCAACGTATCCAGAAAGAGTTAAAAGCAGGGGTGATAGCTCTTGCCGGAGTCTTTTTCATTGGCACTTTGTGGTACAAGTTTGTGGAGGATTGGTCTTGGGAAGACGCAGCTTACATGACGGTTATCACATTATCTACGGTTGGTTACGGTGAAATCCGACCGCTAGGACCACGAGGAAGATTATTTACCATCGCCTTGATTTTGATGGGTGTTATTAGTATTGGTTACATTGTCAACCGATTTACAGAAGCTATTATTGAAGGCTACTTTCAACAAGGAATTAGAATACGACAACAGAGGCGCTTGATGGAATCCTTAACGCAGCATTATATCATCTGTGGATTTAGCCGCACAGGTCGCCAAATTGCTATAGAATTTAGGGCAGAAAATGTTCCTTTTGTCATTATTGATTCTGATCTCGAATCTGTACAAATAGCTCAACAAAAAGATTACATAGTCTATCAAGCAGATGCCACATTGGATGAAACTTTGTGGAAAGTTGGCATTGATCGGGCGGTTTGTATCGTAGCGGCATTACCTTCAGATGCAGAAAACTTATATGTAGTTCTTTCCGCGAAAACGCTTAATCCGAAAATTCGGGCGATCGCGCGCGCCAGTACAGAGGAAGCTTTGCAAAAGTTACAACGTGCTGGTGCGGATGCTGTAGTTTCTCCTTATATAACTGGAGGCAAGCGCATGGCAGCTGCAGCCCTTAGACCCCAGGTCATGGATTTTGTTGATGGCATTATATCTGGTACAGACAGAGAATTGTATATGGAGGAATTTTTGCTAGACCCTGCGACCTGTCCTTTTGTAGGTCAAACTTTAGGAGAGGCAAACTTGCGAGCCAAAACTGGAGCACTGTTACTTGCGATCCGCCGCGCTAGTGGTGAACTCATTGGTGGTCCCACTCCTGAAACAGCTTTTGTACCAGGAGATGTTCTGATAGCTATGGGTACAGCTGAACAATTGCGTGCCCTTAACAAGGTTTTAGGACCGATAAATTCTAAGAGACTACGACGACCCAGGAAAAGTTAGATCAGACCAGAAGTAAGTTAACAGTGCGATTTTTGTCTTGAAACTCAAAAATGCGGAGATGGGTAGCTTGTGATGAGTAAGCTATGTTGAAGCACAAATCACTAAAAATATTCTGGACTTAGGCAAAAATCGCCCCTATGGTTAACTAGCAATCCCAAAGACGCCAAAAATGCCAAGAATACTTACAGTGTGCCTAAGTCCTAATATTGATTTATAGGAGCCACACAGTCTAGCTTCCCAGTCTGGAAAAATCTGCACTAAAGCTACCGTCACAACCAAAGTAAACACACTGGACTATGAAAAGCTTACTGTAAGCCAGTTGCACCTAAAAGTATTAAGTGGTGGATGGTCTGCAAAGTTGGCTTGCCAGACCACTAGCGAAAGGAACAAGAAAAAGTTTGATAAACCCCTTGACAAAAGAAAATTTAGAGTTTATCTTAAATAAAGTGTCAAAAACAAAGACACGCCGAACCAAAGAAAAATAAATAGTTTGAAAGTCTAAAGCACTAAGACTCGTGATTCAAAGAATAGATTAGCAGTTTCACTGATTAGTGAAACTACGAAACACATAAGCAAAGATTTCGGAAATTAGTTTCCGGAGCCTTGATAAACTCAGAATCAAAACGGAGAGTTTGATCCTGGCTCAGGATGAACGCTGGCGGTATGCTTAACACATGCAAGTCGAACGGAGTTCTTCGGAACTTAGTGGCGGACGGGTGAGTAACGCGTGAGAATCTGGCTTCAGGTTCGGGACAACAGTCGGAAACGATTGCTAATACCGGATGTGCCTAACGGTGAAAGATTTATCACCTGAAGATGAGCTCGCGTCTGATTAGCTAGTTGGTGTGGTAAGAGCGCACCAAGGCACCGATCAGTAGCTGGTCTGAGAGGATGACCAGCCACACTGGGACTGAGACACGGCCCAGACTCCTACGGGAGGCAGCAGTGGGGAATTTTCCGCAATGGGCGAAAGCCTGACGGAGCAATACCGCGTGAGGGAGGAAGGCTCTTGGGTTGTAAACCTCTTTTCTCAGGGAATAAGTACTGAAGGTACCTGAGGAATCAGCATCGGCTAACTCCGTGCCAGCAGCCGCGGTAATACGGAGGATGCAAGCGTTATCCGGAATGATTGGGCGTAAAGCGTCCGCAGGTGGTTATTCAAGTCTGCTGTCAAAGAATCTGGCTCAACCAGATAAAGGCAGTGGAAACTGAGTGACTAGAGTATGGTAGGGGTAGAGGGAATTCCTGGTGTAGCGGTGAAATGCGTAGAGATCAGGAAGAACACCGGTGGCGAAAGCGCTCTGCTGGACCATAACTGACACTGAGGGACGAAAGCTAGGGGAGCGAATGGGATTAGATACCCCAGTAGTCCTAGCCGTAAACGATGGATACTAGGCGTTGCCCGTATCGACCCGGGCAGTGTCGTAGCCAACGCGTTAAGTATCCCGCCTGGGGAGTACGCACGCAAGTGTGAAACTCAAAGGAATTGACGGGGGCCCGCACAAGCGGTGGAGTATGTGGTTTAATTCGATGCAACGCGAAGAACCTTACCAGGGCTTGACATGTCCGGAATCTTCTGGAAACGGAAGAGTGCCTACGGGAGCCGGAACACAGGTGGTGCATGGCTGTCGTCAGCTCGTGTCGTGAGATGTTGGGTTAAGTCCCGCAACGAGCGCAACCCTCGTTCTTAGTTGCCAGCAATTCGGTTGGGCACTCTAGGGAGACTGCCGGTGACAAACCGGAGGAAGGTGGGGATGACGTCAAGTCAGCATGCCCCTTACGTCCTGGGCTACACACGTACTACAATGCTGTGGACAAAGGGCAGCAAGCTAGCAATAGCAAGCAAATCCCATAAACCACGGCTCAGTTCAGATCGCAGGCTGCAACTCGCCTGCGTGAAGGAGGAATCGCTAGTAATTGCAGGTCAGCATACTGCAGTGAATTCGTTCCCGGGCCTTGTACACACCGCCCGTCACACCATGGAAGCTGGTCACGCCCGAAGTCGTTACCCTAACCTTTCGAGGAGGGGGACGCCGAAGGTAGGACTGGTGACTGGGGTGAAGTCGTAACAAGGTAGCCGTACCGGAAGGTGTGGCTGGATCACCTCCTTTTTAGGGAGACCCACTTTTGAGATAGTTAGAAACAGTTAGTTAATAGCTAGTAACTCAAAAGCTATCCCGAGGTCGTTCATTAGTCAATAGTGCAAGCTTTCAAACTATTATTGGTTCACCTAAGTTGTCTAACTGTAAACTTCTTAGAAAAACTAAATTGTTATTTCTGAATGACAGATTTAATTTTGTTAGTTTTTTAGTTAATAACTCTTGTATTAGCTTATTAAGAGTATATAGAAT
This portion of the Brasilonema sennae CENA114 genome encodes:
- a CDS encoding aspartate aminotransferase family protein, whose product is MSIQTLISQATTPSSPFDTDSFNQVVMSTYARFPIALERGAGCRVWDTQGREYLDFVAGIATCALGHAHPALIEAVTQQVQKLHHVSNLYYIPEQGELAKWIVQHSCANRVFFCNSGAEANEAAIKLARKYAHTVQQIEKPIILTAHDSFHGRTLATITATGQPKYQKNFEPLMPCFHYVPYNDIEAVEVAISELDEGDYRVGAILIEPLQGEGGVRPGDIAYFQKLRQICDETGVLLIFDEVQVGMGRTGKLWGYECLGVEPDIFTSAKALGGGIPIGAMMSKSFCDVFQPGEHASTFGGNPFVCGVALTVCQTLEQENILQNVEERGEQLRVGLQAIAAKYPNHISEVRGWGLINGMVLNAQIALTAADVVKAGIDEGLLLVPAGPKVIRFVPPLIVTEKEVEEALQAVDRAMASVTKE
- a CDS encoding potassium channel family protein, with the protein product MYSTLEQKYQRIQKELKAGVIALAGVFFIGTLWYKFVEDWSWEDAAYMTVITLSTVGYGEIRPLGPRGRLFTIALILMGVISIGYIVNRFTEAIIEGYFQQGIRIRQQRRLMESLTQHYIICGFSRTGRQIAIEFRAENVPFVIIDSDLESVQIAQQKDYIVYQADATLDETLWKVGIDRAVCIVAALPSDAENLYVVLSAKTLNPKIRAIARASTEEALQKLQRAGADAVVSPYITGGKRMAAAALRPQVMDFVDGIISGTDRELYMEEFLLDPATCPFVGQTLGEANLRAKTGALLLAIRRASGELIGGPTPETAFVPGDVLIAMGTAEQLRALNKVLGPINSKRLRRPRKS